In the genome of Salmo trutta chromosome 18, fSalTru1.1, whole genome shotgun sequence, one region contains:
- the LOC115153431 gene encoding hydroxymethylglutaryl-CoA lyase, mitochondrial-like isoform X3, which produces MVPTGVKIQLIDMLSETGLPVIEATSFVSSKWVPQMADHTEVLQAIHRSSHVRYPVLTPNMHGFQDAVAAGATEVAVFGSASETFSRKNINCSIDESILRFEEVICTAKQRQIPVRGYVSCALGCPYEGPIESTKVAEVVKRLYELGCYEVSLGDTIGVGTPGSMAKMLHSVMKEVPSSALAVHCHDTYGQALANILIALQGQHVAMPFCALYTDSSPQDHMSVTAVAKRGPRCSVMGICTVDSSVAGLGGCPYAQGASGNVSTEDVLYMLHGMGIKTGVDLSKVIEAGDFICKALNRKTNSKVAQARGDYSVHCRMKKINT; this is translated from the exons ATGGTTCCAACAGGAGTCAAAATCCAGCTGATAGACATGCTCTCGGAAACAGGCCTGCCTGTGATCGAGGCCACCAGTTTTGTGTCTTCAAAGTGGGTACCGCAG ATGGCGGACCACACTGAAGTACTTCAAGCCATCCACAGATCTTCTCATGTTCGTTATCCAGTTCTGACACCCAACATGCACGGCTTTCAGGATGCT GTTGCAGCTGGTGCTACTGAAGTGGCCGTGTTTGGGTCTGCATCTGAGACCTTCAGTAGGAAAAACATCAACTGCTCTATAGACGAGAGCATTCTGAGGTTCGAGGAAGTCATTTGCACTGCCAAACAACGACAGATTCCAGTCCGTGG ATATGTTTCTTGTGCACTAGGATGTCCATACGAGGGACCCATTGAATCCACTAAAGTTGCAGAG GTGGTGAAGAGGTTGTATGAACTGGGCTGCTACGAGGTGTCTCTGGGGGATACTATCGGCGTGGGCACCCCAGGCTCCATGGCCAAGATGTTACACAGCGTCATGAAGGAGGTACCCAGCAGCGCTCTGGCCGTTCACTGCCATGACACTTACGGCCAGGCCCTGGCCAACATCCTAATCGCACTGCAG GGACAACATGTCGCTATGCCTTTTTGTGCTCTTTATACGGATTCTTCACCCCAGGACCATATGAGTGTAACGGCTGTTGCaaagagaggaccaaggtgcagtgtg ATGGGGATTTGTACAGTGGACTCGTCTGTAGCAGGTCTGGGAGGGTGCCCATATGCCCAGGGTGCCTCTGGCAACGTGTCAACAGAAGATGTTCTCTATATGCTCCATGGGATGGGCATTAAAACC GGAGTGGATCTCTCTAAAGTAATCGAGGCAGGTGACTTCATCTGCAAAGCCTTAAACCGCAAGACCAACTCCAAGGTAGCCCAAGCAAGAGGCGATTACTCTGTGCATTGCCGCATGAAGAAGATAAATACTTGA